The sequence TTCCAGGCGGATGTCCCGGCCCGACGCCTCGATGCGCTTTCTCGCCTGCTCGATCTTGCGCAGCGCCGAGTCGATGAAACTCTGGCCGCCAAAGCCGGGGTTGACGCTCATGATCAAAATCAGGTCGATGTCGTCAATCGTCCAGTCCAGCACGTCCAGCGGCGTGGCCGGGTTGAACACCAGCCCGGCCTTGCAGCCCCTGGCCTTGATGGCCTGCACGCTGCGGTGCACATGGCTTGACGCTTCGGGGTGAAAGCTGATCAGGTCGGCGCCGGCATCGGCAAAGGCGGCGGCCAGGCTATCGACCGGCTGCACCATCAGGTGCACGTCAATCGGCACGGCCGTGCCGTCGGCGCGCTTGGCGTGCGGCTTGAGCGCCTGGCAAATCATCGGCCCGAAGGTCAGGTTCGGCACGTAATGGTTGTCCATCACGTCAAAGTGAATCCAGTCGGCGCCGCCGGCAATGACGGCTTTCAGCTCGTCACCCAGGCGGGCAAAATCGGCTGACAACAGGGATGGGGCAATGCGATAAGTGGGCAGGGTTTTAGGCATGCGCAGGATTGTCGCAGCAAGCGGGCGCTACATCAGCGGGCCAGGCAAGCGGCTGGCAGAGCCCGGACCGGGGCGGTTAACATGGCGGCCAAACCGATTTTCATGCCATGCCCCATGTCCAAATACCAATTTTCCTGCGAAGTCCTGCCCCAGTACCTGCCTGAGCAATCGGCGCCGGAGCACGGGCTGTATGGCTTTTCCTACACCGTCACCATAACCAACACCGGCGAAGTTGCGGCGCAGCTGATCTCGCGGCACTGGATCATCAGCGACGCCAACGGCCACAACGAAGAGGTCAAGGGCCTGGGCGTGGTCGGCCAGCAGCCGCTGCTCAAGCCCGGCGAATCCTTCCAGTACACCAGCGGCTCGCGCCTGCGCACCCCCAGCGGCACCATGCACGGCAGCTACTTTTGCGTGGCCGAGGACGGCGAGCGCTTCGAGGTGGTGGTTCCCCTGTTTGTACTGGAAGCGATGAACGGCAGCAGCCCCTCCGGGCGCGTCCTGCACTGATCCGGTGGCGGTGCGACCTGCGATGAAGAACCTGACCCAGTTGCTCAGGGCGCTGGACCCGGGCGCCGAGCTGGCCGACCGCCATGTCTGGCTGATCAAGCTGTTTGAATGGATTCGCGGCGACAAGGCCTCGGTTCAGGCCGCCGTGGCGCGGGTGCAGGCCTTCATCGAGGCCGTGCAAAAGCAGCCCGAGCTTCAGGCGCGCCTGCAGGCCTGGTGGGAAACACTGATCCAGACGGTTGACATCACCCCCTTGCTGGCTGATTTCGGCTTTGCGCCGCGCACCGCCTTTGTCAGCGAACTGGCCGAGCGCCTGCGCCGCAAGCTGCTGCCCGGCACGCCTGAAACGCGCGACGCCTCGGAGCTGTTCCCGCTGGTGGTGCCGACGCGTTTCGATGCCCAGTGGATCAGTGCGCTGGAAGAAACCCAGATGGCGCAGCTCACGGTGCTGCTGTCGGCCAACCCGGCGCGCGACACCCGGCGCTGGCACTACAGCCTGATGGACGCCATCACCTACTGCACGGCGCAAATCCGCGCCACCGGTTTTGCGCCGGAACTGCGGCTGCGCATGAACCGGGCCAGCCCGCATGCACGCTCGTTTCATGCCCTGCCCGCCGATGTGCAGGAACTGCGCACGGTCTTTTTCCAGCCTAGGCGCGACGATGCGGCGCTGCAGGCGGCCGTCAGGCAGTACCGTGAGCGGCTCGATGCCTGCCGCCAGGCAGTCAACAGCATTTATGCCCATCTGGAGGAAAACGGCATTTCCGTCGGCATGGTGTTCCGGCTGCGCCAGCTGCGCGCGCGCATGCTGCGCGACCGCGAACTGCTCGATGCCCTGCTGTCGCCCAAACCGGCCATGGCCGCGCTCAAGCTGCTGGCGCGGCGCGTCGCCACCGCGCAGGAAAGCAAGAGCATAGGCGCGCTGATCAGCACCAATTCGACCCTGCTGTCGGCCAAGATGGCCGAGCGCAGCGCCGAGACCGGCGAGCACTACATCACCCGCAACCGTGCCGAGTACAAGGAAATGCTGGGAAAGGCGATGGGCGGCGGCGCCGTCACCGCGCTGACGACGCTGCTCAAGTTCATGGTCGTGGGCATCGGCCTGTCGGCGTTCTGGAGCGGCTTCTGGGCCAGCGTGGCCTATGCCGGCTCGTTCATTTTGATACAGCTGTTGCATTTCACGCTGGCCACCAAGCAGCCGGCCATGACGGCGCCGGCCATGGCTGCCAAGCTCAAGGACATCGACTCCGACGAATCCGTCACCACGCTGGAGGACTTCGTCGATGAAGTCACGCACCTGGTGCGCTCCCAGGTGGCGGCGGTGTTTGGCAATGTCTTCATGGTCGTGCCGGCCGTGCTGCTGGTCAACGCCGTGATCGGGCTGCTGCTGGGCCGGCCGATGATCAGCCATGACAGCGCCCACCATGTGCTGGAATCGCTGACGCTGCTCGGCCCGACGCTGCTGTGGGCGGCCTTTACCGGCGTGGTGCTGTTTGCCTCCAGCATGATTGCCGGCTGGGTCGAGAACTGGTTCGTGCTGCACCACCTGGGCTCGGCCATGCGGCACAACCCGCGCTTTACCGCCGTGCTGGGCAACGAGCGCGCGGCCCGCTGGTCGGCGTTCACGCGCGAACACATCTCGGGTTTTGCCTCGAATATCTCGCTCGGTTTCATGCTCGGCCTGATCCCGGCGTTCACCGGCTTTTTTGGCCTTGAGCTGGAATTGCGCCATGTCACGCTTTCGACCGGGCAACTGGCGGCCGCCGGGGCGTCGCTGGGGCTGGAGGCTTTGCGGCAGGCGGCGTTCTGGTGGAGCGTGGCCTCGATTCCACTGATCGGCGCGCTCAATCTGGGCGTGAGTTTTTACTTTGCCTTCCGGCTGGCGCTGCAGGCGCACAACGTCAGCAAGCTCGACCGCGCCCGCATCCGGGCGGCTATTCTGGCGCGCTGGCGCAGCCATCCGCTGCACTTTTTCATCCCCCGTTAAGATCAACGCTTTCGTCCTTGTCCTACAAAAAGATTCGGCCAAGTCCTGTAAATTCACGAAACATTGTTGTTTCCCCCTGGCAAGCACCGGCCTTTTGACCGGCCTGCGGCCTGCTCAAGGCCGGGCCTCCTGCCGGGCTTCATGCCTTGCCTGCGGGCCTGGCAGCGCAGCCCCCAACCCCTAGCGTGGAGACATACTTCTCATGAACGAAATCATGGCCATCTGGGCCGAATGGATCAAGCCATCGGCCGGACTGCCGACCGTGCAATGGTCCATCCTGCTCGCGCTTGCCGCCGCCGCCGGCCACCTGGTCAACCGCTACACCGGCCTGCCCAAGGTGATTGGCTATTCGGCCGTCGGCACCTTTGCCGGCCTGGCCGGCTTCACCGGCGCGGCCTGGCCGCTGCAGGGAACCGGCCTGTTTTTGCTCGAACTGGGCGTGGCGGTGGTGCTGTTCGAAGCCGGCGGGCGCATTCCGCTGCGCTGGTTCCGGCACAACCCGATGGTGCTGGTGCAAAGCCTGGCGGAATCGACGCTGACTTATTTCGGGGTGTACTGGCTGCTCGGCCTGATGGGCGTGCCGGCCGTGGTGGCCGAGTCGCTGGCGCTGGTCGCCATGGCCGCGTCGCCGGCGGTGCTGTCGCGGGTGGCGATTGACACCCGCGCCGCCGGCCCGGTCACCGAGCGCGCGCTGGTGCTGTCCACCCTGAGCACGCTGTATGCACTGACGCTGTGCAGCGCCAGAGCCGGCATGCTGCCGCGCGGCGAAGCCGGCCTGTCGGACACGCTGCTTCCGGTGCTGGTGGTGCTGGGCCTGTCGGTGGTCGTGGCCGCCGTGCTGGCGCTGGTGCTGCGCACGGCGCTGCGGGTGATGAGCCCGACCAGCGAGAACACCGCCATCCTGCTGCTGTCGCTGATTGCGGCCGGGGCGGCGCTGGCATCCAACTTCGGCGGCTCGGCGCCGCTGGCGGCGCTGCTGGGCGGCATGCTGCTCAAGCAACTCAACCCGCGCCCCTGGTCCTGGCCCCGGCAGATGGGCACGGCCTCGTCGATGCTCACCATGCTGATGTTCGTGCTGGTGTCGGTGGTGGCGGCGCAGGCCGACTGGAGCCGGCCCGTGGCCAGCCTGGTCCTTGGCCTGGTGGTGGTGCGAATGATCGCCAAGGTGGCCGGCGTGTCGCTGGGCAATGCCGGCAGCGGCACCAGCTGGCGCCAGGGCCTGTGGGTCGGCTGCGCCATGTCGCCGATGTCGTCGGTGGCCTTGCTGCTGGTGTCGCAGTACGTGGCCGCTTCGTCGTCCATCGGCGGCCAGGTGGCCGTCATCGCCCTGCCCGCCATCCTGCTGATGGAAATGCTGGGTGCCGTGCTGGCCACGGTCGCCCTTTACCGCGCCGGCGAATGCTCGCGGCCCTGGTCTCCCGTCGTGCGCGGCGCTTCAACCGGACCTGTCCATGAGTCTTGAACCCTTCCAGAAGTCAAGCGCCCTGTCCCTGGGCGTCGAGCTTGAAATGCAGCTCGTGAACACCCACGACTACGACCTGGCGCCCTACGCCGAGGACATGCTGCGGCTGATGAGCAAGATTGCGCTGCCCGGCGCGGTGGTGCCCGAGATGACGTCGAGCATGATCGAGGTCTCGACCGGCATCTGCCACTCGTCCGCCGAGGTGCTGGGCCAGCTGACGCAGATCCGCGATGCGCTGGTCAAAAGCGCCGACAAGCTCAACATCGCGGTGGTCGGCGGCGGCACCCATCCGTTCCAGCAGTGGCACGAGCGCCGCATCTACGACAAGCCGCGCTTTCGCGAACTGTCCGAGCTGTACGGCTACCTGTCCAAGCAGTTCACCATCTTCGGCCAGCATGTGCACATCGGCTGCCCCGACGCCGACACCGCGCTGCTCACGCTGCACCGCATGTCGCGCTACATTCCGCATTTCATCGCCTTGTCGGCTTCCAGCCCGTATGTTCAGGGCCAGGACACGGCCTTCGACTCGGCGCGGCTGAACTCGGTGTTTGCCTTTCCGCTGTCGGGCCGCGCGCCGTTCGCGCTGACCTGGGACGAGTTCACGGTGTACTTCAACAAGATGGCGCACACCGGCGTGGTCAAGAGCATGAAGGATTTCTACTGGGACATCCGGCCCAAGCCGGAGTTCGGCACGATTGAAATCCGCGTCTTCGACACGCCGCTGACCATCGAGCGCGCCACCGCGCTGGCCGGCTATGTGCAGTCGCTGGGTTCGTGGTTCATGAACGACCAGCCCTTCATGCCGACCGAGGACGACTACCTGGTCTATACCTACAACCGTTTCCAGGCCTGCCGTTTTGGCCTGGACGCGGTGTATGTCGATCCGGCCACCGGCGGCCACATGCCGCTGCGCGAACACATCCTGATGACCATGGCGCAGATCGAGCGCCATGCGCACCGGCTGGACGCCAGCGCCTCCATCCACCTGCTGCGCACCAGCGTCGAGCGCAACGACAACGACGCCCGCTGGCTGCGCGAGCGCCAGGGCGAGGAACGCCTGCTGGCCGAAGTCATCCGCCAGGCAGCGGACCGCTTCCGGGGTGGCGTGGACCATGAGCCGGGTGGATTTTCGTAGCGGCGCAGGGATTTTCGGCCTGCGTGGGTTGGCGCCACTGGCGCTATGCTTGCCGCCATGGGTGAATTTGACTTGATCGCGCGCTATTTCACGCGCCCCGCCACGCGCGCCGTACTCGGCGTGGGCGACGACTGCGCGCTGCTGCAGCCCGCGCCGGGAACGCAGCTGGCCATTTCCAGCGACATGCTGGTCGAGGGCCGGCATTTTTTCGCCGATGTCGATCCGGCCGCGCTGGGCCACAAGGCGCTGGCCGTCAACCTGAGCGACCTGGCCGCCTGCGGCGCGACGCCGCTGGCCTTCACGCTGGCGCTGGCCCTGCCCCGGGTGGACGAGCCCTGGCTGGAAGCGTTTTCGCGCGGGCTGCTCGCGCTGGCCGACGCCCACGGCTGCGAACTCGTCGGCGGCGACACCACGCAGGGGCCGCTGAACATCTGCATCACCGTGTTCGGCGAAGTGCCGGTGGTCAACGGCAAGAGCCAGGCGCTGCTGCGCTCGGGCGCCAGGGCCGGCGACGACATCTATGTCAGCGGCACGCTGGGCGATGCGCGGCTGGCACTCGAAGCGCTGCGCGGCGGCATTGCTCTGCCCGCCGACCTGCTGGCGCAAGCCAGGGGGCGGCTGGAGCGGCCCACGCCGCGCATCGCGCTGGGCCAGGCGCTGCGCGGCGTGGCCTCGGCGGCGCTCGACATCAGCGACGGCCTGCTGGGCGACCTGCGGCACATCCTGAAGGCCTCGGGCGCTGGCGCGACGCTGGACACCTCGATTGCTATTGAATTAATAGCTTCTCGTGCCCATCCGGCGTGCGCAAAAGGCCTTATTTCCTTAAAAAACCAGCTCGACTACGTGCTCGCCGGCGGCGACGACTACGAACTGGCCTTTACCGCGCCGGTTTCGGCCCGCGAAGCCGTGCTGGCCGCCGCGCGTCAGGCCGGCACGCCCGTCACCCGCATCGGCCGCATCGACGCCGAACCCGGCCTGCGGCTGCTCGATGCGCGGGGCCAGCGCCTGACCGGCGATTTTTCTTCCTTTGACCACTTTGCCTGACCTACCCGCATGACCGAAGCCCTCGCCTCGCCCTCGCCCGCCGGCCCCATTCGGCCCACGGCCAAATTCCTGCTGGCGCATCCGGCGCATTTTGTCGCCCTGGGCTTTGGCTCGGGCCTGAGCCCCTTCGCGCCCGGAACCGCCGGCACGCTGTGGGCCTGGCTGTCGTTCATGCTGCTGCAGCGCTGGCTGACGCCTGGCGGCATCGGCTGGCTGATCGCGCTGTCGATTCCCGTGGGCTGGTGGGTCTGCACCGTCACCGCGCGCAACATGCGGGTGCTCGATCCGGGCAGCATTGTCTGGGATGAAATCGTCGCCTTCTGGGCGGTGCTGTGGCTGGTCATGCCGGCCGGCCTGCTGGGACAGGCCATCGCGTTCACCCTGTTTCGCTACTTCGATGCCGCCAAGCCCGGCCCGGTCGGCTGGGCCGACCGGCTCTCGCACGGGGTTGATCCGGCCAGCGACCGGCATGCCTGGAGCATCGCTGGCTTTGGCATCATGTTCGATGACCTGGTGGCCGCCGGCTGCACGCTGCTGGTGATCGCCCTCTGGAGGTTCTTCGCATGACCGACTCGCTATCAAAAACAGAGCTGTCCGCGCTTACCCCACCTGCGCAAACGGCCAATTTAGCCATTATTTTGCAAGAAAAAGGCTGGTTCATGGCCACGGCCGAAAGCTGCACCGGCGGGATGATCGCCGCCGCCTGCACCGACCTGGCCGGCTCCAGCAACTGGTTTGAACGCGGCTTTGTCACCTATTCGAATGAAGCCAAGACCGAAATGCTGGGCGTCGCCGCCGGATTGATAGCCCGGCATGGCGCGGTCAGCGAGGAAGTGGCGCGCGCCATGGCGCAGGGCGCGCTGACCCGTTCGCACGCGCAGGCAGCGGTGGCCGTCACCGGCGTGGCGGGTCCAACCGGCGGCAGCGCGGACAAGCCGGTCGGCACGGTGTGGTTCGGCTGGGCGACGCCGGCGGGCGTCGTCAGCGAACTGCGGCATTTCGACGGCGACCGCGCCAGCGTGCGACTGGCCACGGTGGGGCATGCGCTCGGGCGGCTGGTGGAACTGCTGGCCGCCAAGCCCTGAGGCCGGCGCTCTACTCGAACGCCGTCACGCTCACGCCGTGCTGCGCTGAAAACGCCTTCAGGATGCCGGCGATCCGCGCGTCATCCAGCGTCGTCGTGAGTTCGACCAGCTTGTTGCCCGGGCCTTTGTGGCTGTCGCTGACCGCGACCGTGGCCGCGCTGTCCTGCGCCGCCAGCAGCGCTTTCAGGGTGGATTCGAGCGCGCCCATCACGGCATCGCGCTGGGGCTGGGTCCGGTCCGAATCGGCCAGGTACTGCACGTCAAAGGCAAAGTGGGTTTTCATCGGCATGGCATTCAACGCGCGTTGCCCAGCGTGGCCGACAGCGTGATCTCTGGAACGCTGGCCAGCGCTTTTGACAGCGGACAGGCTTTTTTCGCGCCCTCGGCGATTTCCTGGAACTTCGCCTCGTCGATGCCAGGCACCACGGCCTTGAGCGTCAGCGCGATGCGGTCGATCAGGAAACCGTCGCCGTGCGGCACCAGGCGGACCCGCGCCTGGGTATCGACCGACTCGGTGGCAAAGCCGGCCTTGTCGCAGGCAAATGAAAACGCCATGGTGAAGCAGGCCGCGTGCGCCGCGCCCAGCAGTTCCTCGGGGTTGGTGCCGCGCCGGTCGTCTTCAAAGCGGCTGCCGAAGCCGTAGGGATAGGCCTGGAGCGCGTCGGTTTCGGTACTGATCTGGCCCTGGCCTTTTTTGCCCTGGCCTTGCCAATGGACGGATGCGGATTTTTCAGTCATGTGACAGCTTTCAAAACAGATTGGGGTTGCAGGAAAAGGCGCCGCAAGGCGCCCGGTCCAAGCAGTTTGCCCGCTCAGGCCCGGCTGCGGCGTCAGACAAGACCGCAAATGACGCGCCTACGCGTCGCCCTCCAGGCCCAGGTTTTTCATCAGCCAGAGCATGCGCGCCAGTTCGGGCCTGAGCTGCGCGCGCGCCTCGGCGTCCAGCCCGGCCAGGCTGGCCGGCAGGCTCAGGGCGCGCGGCGAGATGGGCGGGCCTTTTCGGGCGAACACGATGCTGTTGCTCTGTTCAGCCGTGATGATTTCGACCGCATTGCCGCTGAAGCTGCGGCTGATGCGCGCCAGCAGCAGCGGGTAGTCGGGGTGCTCGTAGTGCAGGTTGACCGCCAGCACGCCGCCGGCCGGCAGCGCGGCGAAACAGTCGTCGTAAAAGCGCTGGGTGCACAGCGCGGCGGGCTGGCCCTCGTGGTCAAAGCCATCGACCAGCAGCACGTCGAACCGTGGCGATTCGGTGTGCAGGTACATCGCGCCATCGGCGGCAATCACCTGGAAGCGCTCGCCGTCGTCGGGCACCTGGAAGTCATGGCGCAGCGCCAGCACATAGGGGTTGATCTCCAGCACCGTCATGCGGCTGGCCGGCAGGAAGCGGTGACAGAACTTGGCAATCGAGCCGCCGCCCAGGCCGATCATGCCGATGTGCGCGGGTGCCGGGTCGAACAGCAAAAAGCCCATCATGGTGCGGGTGTAGTCCACCTCCAGCCGCCAGGGGCTGTGCGTGAGCATGCGGCTTTGCAGCTCGCCCCGGGTGAAATGCAGCGACTTCGACGCGCCGTCGTCGAGCACGAAAGGCTTGACATACTGCAGCGACCGGAAATCGCCCGGCAGCGCCGGCTTATCGGGCATGCGGGGAAAGCAGGAAATTCAACGGCATCAGGTTCTTCTCTTCTCAGGCGGTCAGGCGTCCAGGTCGGCAGGCAGGCCGCTGATTATCGGCCCGCGCCACAAGCCCGGGCTACCAACCCCGGCCGGAAACTCCAGGATTCGCTCGTAGGCCAGCAGGCTGGCCTGGTAGCAGTGGCAACTGATGCGCTCCAGGCCGGCCTCGTCGCGCAGCATCATGTAGCCATGGCTGTAGCTGACCAGGCCGCGCTGCTCGAAGGCGCTGGCGGCCCGGCTCACGCTTTCGCGCCGCACGCCCAGCATGAAGGCCAGCGCCTGGTGGGTCAGGAACAGCTCGCTCGAATGCGACAGGTCGCGCGTCATCAGCAGCCAGCGCGCCAGGCGCTGCAGGAGCGTGTGGTGGCTGACGCAGACCAGCTGCCGGGCCAGATGCGTCTGGAACACAGCGGCATAGCGGCTCAGCACGTCGCGCAGAAAGGGGTCGTCAAGCAGCCGCGACTCCAGCGCGCCGCGAGGGATGCGAAAGGCCCGGCCCGCGCCCTGGACCGCGCCGGTGAACGCGGACGTGGCGACCCTGAGCACCAGCGACGTGTGCAACATGCCTTCGTTGCCCACCATCGCGACCTGGACATCGGGCGCATCGTCCGAGGGCATGACGACACAGACAAAGCTGTCCAGCGGGAACCAGGCGTAGTCCAGCGGCCGGCCCGCCTGGCTCAGCACCTGCCGGTGCCTGAGTTCGACCAGCTCGCAATGCGCCAGCAGCAAGGCGCGTTCTGGCGCTGGCAGCGCCGAGATCAGCCGGTTGGCCAGGGAGAGGTCTTTCCCGACCGCCATTGGATGCCTTCGTGAAGCTTGTTTAAAAAAAGGAATGTCCGCCTAGGGCCGGGCTTTCAGTTCAAACCGCCGTCCATCGGCCGCCTGGCACTGCCCGCTGACTTGGGGAAACCCGGTGGCCAGCTGGCACTGCAGCACCTTGGCGCTGCTGGCGAACAAAAACGCGCGCCCCCACGCGCCGGTATTGGCCGTGCCCGGAGCAAGCGCGCCGGCATCTTCGGCCCGGGCGGCGTAATGGCCCCGGTACATCAGGCCCTCAATCTCGACGGAAACGGCTTCATCCGGCAGGCTGTACCGGCCCAGGTAGGTGCGGCCATCGGTCACGAAAGCGACCGCGCCCGCGCTGCCTGCCGGCTGCGCCAAAGCGGCGGCGCCGAGGCCAAAAACCGCAAGCGCCATGCAGCGAACGAGGGCCTGGATGGGTTTTTTCATGCGCTTCCCCACAGTTGAGCGTCACATTCATCGAAGACAAATCGGCATTTCTACGCCTTTCCAGGGACATCGACATGCGATTTATCAAGACGCCCAACAAATGGTAAACAAAAGTTATTTCCCGTTTACGCGTGGTTACCCATCTCTTGCATCCGTAACTCTTTAGTTTTCACTCGAAGGCTTTCAAAAACTCACAACAGCCATTTTTAGTTACAACAGGTTTTTGGCTTGCACTCCCTTGCATTCAGCGCAAACCGTCGAAGGGCTGGGTAACCATTCCCCTGCAGCCCTCGCAGGCAAAGCCCCCACGGGGGGAAGGGCTGAAAAACATGGCCCAAAAAACCACTCCAGCTGGCACGACCGGTTGCAGGCACGCCAGGCTTTGCCCGCCAGTCCATTGATTCAAAACGCCCCTAACCGCCTAACTCATCAGTAGCGGCTTTTCAAAAAACTGTGTTCCCGCGCACATCCGTTTGTTCAGGAACAAGCCGGTTTGACACTCCGCCCCGGAGTTGCGGGAAAGACTTTTTCCCCCTGCTTTTGCGTTTTCACTTCACCAGATAGTCAGCTCGACCTGCGGCCCTCGCCGGCATGGCGGCTCTTTTTACATTTCTACACGGGAAACCCGGTCATGCAACGTCGCAATTTTTTCATCCAGTCATCGGCCATCACCTTGGGCGCCACTATGCTCGGGGGCGTGAGCAACAGCATGGCGCAAAGCACGCGAAAGCGCGGCACCACGACGACAACCACGACGCCGCCCGCCACGACCGGCCCGATCAACGCGGTGGCGGCGATTCAGGCGCTGCGCATCCCCTCCGGTCCCTACACCGGGGGCTACGAGATCGCTCCCAATGGCCTCATGAACTGGTACTTTGCCAACCTCGGCCTGATTTCCGTGGTGCAGTACCTCGACGCCGCCGCGCTGGACAGCCACATCCGCGTCTACCTGGACCTGTACCTCAGCAAGCTGGAGTCCAACCTGTCGATCCAGGACGTGCATTTCCCGTTTGGACGCGCCAACCCGAGCCGTTTCACGCTGGCGCTGGCCGACTCCGACGACTCCTATGTGGCCACCCTGCTGAGCCTGGCCGTGCGCTACCTGCGGGCCAGCCAGAACTGGGCCTGGTGGGACAAGAACAAGGTCATGCTCAAGAACATGACGAACAAGAACATCATTGCGTCCATCAAGCCCAGCGGCCTGACCAGCGTGTTCCAGTCGCCCCGCAGCCAGACCAACAACGCCGGCTACCTGATGGACAACGCCGAAGTCTATCGGGGCCTGCGCGACTTTGCCGCCATGCTCCGGGAGCGCGGCGACACGGCCGATGCCACGTATTACGACCAGTTCGCCGTCAAGATGGCCGCCGGCATGGCCGGGCTGTTCAGCGCCAGCACCAGCGCCTTCAGGATGGCCGACCTCTCGACGCGGACCGAAACCTCGTTTTACCCCGGCACCACCTGCCAGGTGTTCCCGCAGGCGTTTGGCGTGGCGGAACTGTCGGGTTACTACGACCGGGCCTGGACGTTTTTCAATGGCAACACGCCCGGCTGGGAAACCGGCAAGCTCGATCCCTATCCCTGGGCCGTGCTGGGCCTGGCCGCCGCCAAGCGCGGCCAGACCGCGCTGGCCAATGCGCAGCTGGCATCCATGGACAAGACCTTTTCAGTCAACCGGGCGCTGGTCACGATCAATGAACTCGGGTTCTACCAGCGCACCCGCAGCCTGCTGACGGGCCGGAGCGACATCTAAGCCTAAGCCAGCGGACTTCAGGAATGACGCTTTCACTTTCAGCGCTGCATCCGCCAACGCGCGCTCATCAATGGCTGTCGCGCTCGGTCGCGGGACTGCTGTGGGCCGTGGCCGCCGCCAGCACGGCCTACTGGGGGTCGCGCATCGCCAGCGCGGGCGCCACGGTCGCCGTCCATCAAGCGCCCAGGCAGGCACTGGACACCCAGGCCCCCGCGCATCAGGCGGCGCTGGCCCGTGCGCTTGGCGCATCGCCCCCTGCGGCCGGTGCGCCCGAAGCCGGGGCCGCACAGCGATTTGCCCTGCTGGGGGTGATTGCCAGCGGGACAGGCCAGGGGGCCGCGCTGATTTCGGTCGATGGCGAGCCGGCCCAGCCCCTGGCCGTGGGCGCGCGGATCGCGTCCGCTTATGTGCTGCAGGCGGTGGGCCGGCGTGACGCCGTGCTGCTGGACAGCGCAGCGCAGCCGGCGCGGATCAGGCTGACGCTTCCCGATCCGGACGCGGCCCCTGCCGATGCGC comes from Polaromonas naphthalenivorans CJ2 and encodes:
- a CDS encoding phosphatidylglycerophosphatase A family protein translates to MTEALASPSPAGPIRPTAKFLLAHPAHFVALGFGSGLSPFAPGTAGTLWAWLSFMLLQRWLTPGGIGWLIALSIPVGWWVCTVTARNMRVLDPGSIVWDEIVAFWAVLWLVMPAGLLGQAIAFTLFRYFDAAKPGPVGWADRLSHGVDPASDRHAWSIAGFGIMFDDLVAAGCTLLVIALWRFFA
- a CDS encoding YbdK family carboxylate-amine ligase, whose product is MSLEPFQKSSALSLGVELEMQLVNTHDYDLAPYAEDMLRLMSKIALPGAVVPEMTSSMIEVSTGICHSSAEVLGQLTQIRDALVKSADKLNIAVVGGGTHPFQQWHERRIYDKPRFRELSELYGYLSKQFTIFGQHVHIGCPDADTALLTLHRMSRYIPHFIALSASSPYVQGQDTAFDSARLNSVFAFPLSGRAPFALTWDEFTVYFNKMAHTGVVKSMKDFYWDIRPKPEFGTIEIRVFDTPLTIERATALAGYVQSLGSWFMNDQPFMPTEDDYLVYTYNRFQACRFGLDAVYVDPATGGHMPLREHILMTMAQIERHAHRLDASASIHLLRTSVERNDNDARWLRERQGEERLLAEVIRQAADRFRGGVDHEPGGFS
- a CDS encoding site-specific recombinase; this encodes MKNLTQLLRALDPGAELADRHVWLIKLFEWIRGDKASVQAAVARVQAFIEAVQKQPELQARLQAWWETLIQTVDITPLLADFGFAPRTAFVSELAERLRRKLLPGTPETRDASELFPLVVPTRFDAQWISALEETQMAQLTVLLSANPARDTRRWHYSLMDAITYCTAQIRATGFAPELRLRMNRASPHARSFHALPADVQELRTVFFQPRRDDAALQAAVRQYRERLDACRQAVNSIYAHLEENGISVGMVFRLRQLRARMLRDRELLDALLSPKPAMAALKLLARRVATAQESKSIGALISTNSTLLSAKMAERSAETGEHYITRNRAEYKEMLGKAMGGGAVTALTTLLKFMVVGIGLSAFWSGFWASVAYAGSFILIQLLHFTLATKQPAMTAPAMAAKLKDIDSDESVTTLEDFVDEVTHLVRSQVAAVFGNVFMVVPAVLLVNAVIGLLLGRPMISHDSAHHVLESLTLLGPTLLWAAFTGVVLFASSMIAGWVENWFVLHHLGSAMRHNPRFTAVLGNERAARWSAFTREHISGFASNISLGFMLGLIPAFTGFFGLELELRHVTLSTGQLAAAGASLGLEALRQAAFWWSVASIPLIGALNLGVSFYFAFRLALQAHNVSKLDRARIRAAILARWRSHPLHFFIPR
- the apaG gene encoding Co2+/Mg2+ efflux protein ApaG, coding for MSKYQFSCEVLPQYLPEQSAPEHGLYGFSYTVTITNTGEVAAQLISRHWIISDANGHNEEVKGLGVVGQQPLLKPGESFQYTSGSRLRTPSGTMHGSYFCVAEDGERFEVVVPLFVLEAMNGSSPSGRVLH
- the thiL gene encoding thiamine-phosphate kinase, with the translated sequence MGEFDLIARYFTRPATRAVLGVGDDCALLQPAPGTQLAISSDMLVEGRHFFADVDPAALGHKALAVNLSDLAACGATPLAFTLALALPRVDEPWLEAFSRGLLALADAHGCELVGGDTTQGPLNICITVFGEVPVVNGKSQALLRSGARAGDDIYVSGTLGDARLALEALRGGIALPADLLAQARGRLERPTPRIALGQALRGVASAALDISDGLLGDLRHILKASGAGATLDTSIAIELIASRAHPACAKGLISLKNQLDYVLAGGDDYELAFTAPVSAREAVLAAARQAGTPVTRIGRIDAEPGLRLLDARGQRLTGDFSSFDHFA
- a CDS encoding CinA family protein, with the translated sequence MTDSLSKTELSALTPPAQTANLAIILQEKGWFMATAESCTGGMIAAACTDLAGSSNWFERGFVTYSNEAKTEMLGVAAGLIARHGAVSEEVARAMAQGALTRSHAQAAVAVTGVAGPTGGSADKPVGTVWFGWATPAGVVSELRHFDGDRASVRLATVGHALGRLVELLAAKP
- a CDS encoding cation:proton antiporter; translation: MNEIMAIWAEWIKPSAGLPTVQWSILLALAAAAGHLVNRYTGLPKVIGYSAVGTFAGLAGFTGAAWPLQGTGLFLLELGVAVVLFEAGGRIPLRWFRHNPMVLVQSLAESTLTYFGVYWLLGLMGVPAVVAESLALVAMAASPAVLSRVAIDTRAAGPVTERALVLSTLSTLYALTLCSARAGMLPRGEAGLSDTLLPVLVVLGLSVVVAAVLALVLRTALRVMSPTSENTAILLLSLIAAGAALASNFGGSAPLAALLGGMLLKQLNPRPWSWPRQMGTASSMLTMLMFVLVSVVAAQADWSRPVASLVLGLVVVRMIAKVAGVSLGNAGSGTSWRQGLWVGCAMSPMSSVALLLVSQYVAASSSIGGQVAVIALPAILLMEMLGAVLATVALYRAGECSRPWSPVVRGASTGPVHES
- the rpe gene encoding ribulose-phosphate 3-epimerase, with protein sequence MPKTLPTYRIAPSLLSADFARLGDELKAVIAGGADWIHFDVMDNHYVPNLTFGPMICQALKPHAKRADGTAVPIDVHLMVQPVDSLAAAFADAGADLISFHPEASSHVHRSVQAIKARGCKAGLVFNPATPLDVLDWTIDDIDLILIMSVNPGFGGQSFIDSALRKIEQARKRIEASGRDIRLEVDGGIKIDNIARVAAAGADTFVAGSAIFGKPDYKAVIDAMRAELKG